A window of the Euwallacea fornicatus isolate EFF26 chromosome 15, ASM4011564v1, whole genome shotgun sequence genome harbors these coding sequences:
- the LOC136343556 gene encoding uncharacterized protein isoform X2, whose translation MRYRHRWPYIFALMLHLTVCLATPNARLHPLQRQLHRLVGGHLRILDPDPSDDSELITASAGENTKKQNTGKGGDDRKTLSQQVADGKYGLIQKELFKKPPKKPGIISYAPNHEVPSDNIATLGGLTKNDIWLAENHLLVIKGGGYPAHDDSKQDYVGQLWQPLDDYNAPLHQVKIPKNPAVPPPFPVQLTDDGPLQILGTNSSRTLNASAETPAYALPPPPGWDGEIPPQSQYFPDAENATNTDILDEDDPSIYYPPPYSFFYPKDNSSLVPPGPLVPGIILPPPPKFFAPLEEDSATTTRKPIHTTKHVTTTQAATTTERPLGNEIGSTKRPTKIVPTKVSVVKNYSKVTVRVHTSRRPQQKPLLETTKLLRTTIPTTGRPKMITILPVHVNKLNRTYLPVGKNRRPPVTVLKPVKNELLPPKEQPYNNEIRPRPVNLDQINRHRPDFGANRPQRPQYREKQYNGAVTTQVPLKYHKTNVEVSSVSPGQEKFPIGLRTQHPKSTPPPQANFYYYEETDPALNTITTEDPRPKQNQDYYNDWSPIFVDVKPSPPPPPPLIRTPVNKPQYIYVTGRPYESEKPRFRYVPQRPKNTFSIHIANLQSQLQQHYSTHRPTPKPVYQYSFEAQNYRRPEGGKAFRPSPLMDGSDDSFKPIPQYSVQIQPAIEIVPTQRPNYQQVQQLSVDEPSYFSSERPPQQYFQEEQKKKPAYISDPLRYLPQRNTEVVVTPSKPIAEFSYEVTPNPVNQGYYTKPDEGYFDENTKQYFSVFGRKLPSSTTPLPPVERPPLRQRYKDRPLSLESDIKVNYAEVRPAVEGQSEPIKNDNRAEIVKAIEITPPPFNPRGRERYIHYPLPGDQGAHFYFLTPQAERRRQAGQFFFEREGRMRREESKMEKEERNDKTS comes from the exons ATGCGATATCGGCACCGATGGCCTTACATCTTCGCCCTCATGTTGCATTTGACTGTTTGTTTGGCAACTCCGAACGCTCGTTTACATCCCCTGCAGAGGCAATTGCACCGCTTGGTTGGGGGACACTTGCGGATTTTGGACCCAGACCCCAGTGACGATTCCGAGTTGATTACTGCCAG TGCCggagaaaacacaaaaaaacagAACACAGGCAAAGGGGGGGACGACAGGAAAACGCTGTCGCAGCAAGTGGCCGACGGCAAGTATGGGTTGATTCAGAAGGAGCTGTTCAAGAAACCACCCAAAAAGCCTGGGATTATAAGTTATGCTCCTAACCACGAG GTTCCAAGCGACAATATCGCGACCCTCGGAGGACTGACAAAAAACGACATTTGGTTGGCTGAAAACCACCTTTTGGTCATCAAAGGTGGTGGCTATCCGGCGCACGACGACTCCAAACAGGATTATGTGGGACAACTGTGGCAGCCATTGGACGATTACAACGCACCCCTGCATCAA GTAAAAATCCCCAAAAATCCGGCGGTCCCGCCGCCCTTTCCTGTCCAACTCACCGACGACGGGCCCCTTCAAATCCTGGGCACAAACTCTTCGAGAACGCTTAATGCGTCTGCAGAAACGCCGGCCTACGCCCTACCTCCCCCGCCAGGTTGGGACGGAGAAATCCCCCCGCAAAGTCAATATTTCCCGGACGCAG AGAACGCAACGAACACAGACATCCTCGACGAAGACGACCCATCAATATATTATCCTCCGCCTTACAGTTTTTTCTACCCCAAGGATAATTCAAGTTTG GTGCCACCCGGTCCGTTAGTACCGGGTATTATTTTGCCACCGCCCCCAAAATTCTTTGCGCCCCTCGAAGAAGATTCCGCGACAACCACAAGAAAACCCATACATACCACTAAACACGTCACTACAACACAAGCAGCCACCACAACGGAACGGCCTCTGGGCAACGAAATTGGCTCTACTAAAAGACCAACAAAAATCGTTCCTACCAAAGTTTCTGTTGTTAAGAATTATAGTAAAGTCACTGTTAGGGTGCACACCTCTAGAAGACCCCAACAGAAACCACTACTTGAAACTACCAAGTTGCTGAGGACAACCATTCCGACCACGGGAAGGCCGAAGATGATTACCATTCTGCCAGTTCATGTGAATAAGTTGAATAGGACCTATCTGCCTGTGGGCAAAAACAGGAGACCTCCGGTTACAGTCCTAAAACCGGTGAAAAACGAATTGCTGCCACCAAAAGAGCAACCGTACAACAACGAAATAAGACCTAGACCGGTGAATTTGGACCAAATCAACAGACATCGACCAGATTTCGGGGCAAATAGACCGCAGCGGCCTCAATATAGGGAAAAGCAGTATAATGGGGCTGTAACCACTCAAGTGCCTCTCAAATATCACAAGACGAATGTGGAGGTTAGCTCGGTGTCGCCGGGGCAAGAGAAGTTCCCTATAG GTTTAAGGACACAGCATCCCAAATCCACTCCACCTCCCCAGGCTAATTTCTACTACTACGAGGAAACCGATCCAGCCCTAAATACCATTACTACTGAAGATCCGCGGCCCAAGCAAAACCAAGATTACTACAACGACTGGAGCCCTATTTTCGTTGATGTCAAACCCTCTCCGCCTCCTCCTCCACCGCTAATTAGAACACCGGTCAATAAACCCCAATACATTTACGTCACTGGCCGGCCCTACGAGAGCGAAAAACCTCGATTTCGTTATGTGCCTCAGAGGCCCAAAAACACTTTCAGCATACACATCGCAAATTTGCAGAGCCAACTACAACAGCACTACAGTACCCACAGGCCTACGCCCAAGCCCGTGTATCAGTATAGTTTTGAGGCTCAGAATTACCGGAGGCCTGAAGGAGGAAAGGCTTTTCGGCCCTCTCCATTGATGGACGGAAGTGACGACAGTTTCAAGCCAATTCCTCAGTACAGTGTGCAGATTCAACCAGCCATTGAAATAGTGCCAACTCAGAGGCCTAATTACCAGCAGGTGCAGCAGCTCAGCGTAGATGAACCTTCGTATTTCAGTTCAGAACGACCTCCACAGCAATatttccaagaagagcaaaaaaAGAAGCCTGCGTATATTTCCGATCCATTGCGATATTTGCCGCAACGAAACACTGAAGTGGTGGTAACTCCTTCAAAACCTATAGCTGAATTCTCTTATGAAGTCACCCCAAATCCAGTCAATCAGGGCTATTACACAAAACCAGACGAAGGCTATTTCGACGAGAACACGAAACAGTACTTTTCAGTCTTTGGGAGAAAATTGCCCAGCTCCACTACTCCTTTACCTCCAGTGGAACGTCCCCCTTTGAGGCAACGGTATAAAGATAGGCCTCTAAGTTTGGAGAGTGACATAAAAGTAAATTACGCAGAAGTGAGGCCTGCAGTTGAGGGCCAAAGCGAACCcattaaaaatgataacaGGGCGGAGATTGTTAAGGCCATAGAAATCACACCGCCGCCTTTCAATCCAAGAGGCAGGGAACGTTATATACATTATCCTCTACCGGGGGATCAGGGGGCGCACTTTTATTTCCTCACTCCTCAGGCCGAAAGGAGGAGGCAGGCtggacagtttttttttgaaagagAAGGTAGAATGCGACGAGAAGAATCTAAGATGGAAAAGGAGGAAAGAAATGATAAGACGTCATAA
- the LOC136343556 gene encoding uncharacterized protein isoform X1: protein MRYRHRWPYIFALMLHLTVCLATPNARLHPLQRQLHRLVGGHLRILDPDPSDDSELITASAGENTKKQNTGKGGDDRKTLSQQVADGKYGLIQKELFKKPPKKPGIISYAPNHEVPSDNIATLGGLTKNDIWLAENHLLVIKGGGYPAHDDSKQDYVGQLWQPLDDYNAPLHQVKIPKNPAVPPPFPVQLTDDGPLQILGTNSSRTLNASAETPAYALPPPPGWDGEIPPQSQYFPDAGSPNSDPANPSAGEVAVSVPVSGEPPGGMPFPPTFLNGSLPPSFAHLPPGVAILPAPLENATNTDILDEDDPSIYYPPPYSFFYPKDNSSLVPPGPLVPGIILPPPPKFFAPLEEDSATTTRKPIHTTKHVTTTQAATTTERPLGNEIGSTKRPTKIVPTKVSVVKNYSKVTVRVHTSRRPQQKPLLETTKLLRTTIPTTGRPKMITILPVHVNKLNRTYLPVGKNRRPPVTVLKPVKNELLPPKEQPYNNEIRPRPVNLDQINRHRPDFGANRPQRPQYREKQYNGAVTTQVPLKYHKTNVEVSSVSPGQEKFPIGLRTQHPKSTPPPQANFYYYEETDPALNTITTEDPRPKQNQDYYNDWSPIFVDVKPSPPPPPPLIRTPVNKPQYIYVTGRPYESEKPRFRYVPQRPKNTFSIHIANLQSQLQQHYSTHRPTPKPVYQYSFEAQNYRRPEGGKAFRPSPLMDGSDDSFKPIPQYSVQIQPAIEIVPTQRPNYQQVQQLSVDEPSYFSSERPPQQYFQEEQKKKPAYISDPLRYLPQRNTEVVVTPSKPIAEFSYEVTPNPVNQGYYTKPDEGYFDENTKQYFSVFGRKLPSSTTPLPPVERPPLRQRYKDRPLSLESDIKVNYAEVRPAVEGQSEPIKNDNRAEIVKAIEITPPPFNPRGRERYIHYPLPGDQGAHFYFLTPQAERRRQAGQFFFEREGRMRREESKMEKEERNDKTS from the exons ATGCGATATCGGCACCGATGGCCTTACATCTTCGCCCTCATGTTGCATTTGACTGTTTGTTTGGCAACTCCGAACGCTCGTTTACATCCCCTGCAGAGGCAATTGCACCGCTTGGTTGGGGGACACTTGCGGATTTTGGACCCAGACCCCAGTGACGATTCCGAGTTGATTACTGCCAG TGCCggagaaaacacaaaaaaacagAACACAGGCAAAGGGGGGGACGACAGGAAAACGCTGTCGCAGCAAGTGGCCGACGGCAAGTATGGGTTGATTCAGAAGGAGCTGTTCAAGAAACCACCCAAAAAGCCTGGGATTATAAGTTATGCTCCTAACCACGAG GTTCCAAGCGACAATATCGCGACCCTCGGAGGACTGACAAAAAACGACATTTGGTTGGCTGAAAACCACCTTTTGGTCATCAAAGGTGGTGGCTATCCGGCGCACGACGACTCCAAACAGGATTATGTGGGACAACTGTGGCAGCCATTGGACGATTACAACGCACCCCTGCATCAA GTAAAAATCCCCAAAAATCCGGCGGTCCCGCCGCCCTTTCCTGTCCAACTCACCGACGACGGGCCCCTTCAAATCCTGGGCACAAACTCTTCGAGAACGCTTAATGCGTCTGCAGAAACGCCGGCCTACGCCCTACCTCCCCCGCCAGGTTGGGACGGAGAAATCCCCCCGCAAAGTCAATATTTCCCGGACGCAG GCTCTCCCAATTCCGATCCGGCCAACCCTTCTGCCGGGGAAGTTGCGGTGTCAGTACCTGTCTCGGGGGAACCCCCAGGGGGGATGCCGTTCCCCCCCACCTTTTTGAACGGCAGTTTGCCGCCTTCGTTCGCGCATTTACCTCCTGGGGTAGCGATACTACCAGCTCCCCTAG AGAACGCAACGAACACAGACATCCTCGACGAAGACGACCCATCAATATATTATCCTCCGCCTTACAGTTTTTTCTACCCCAAGGATAATTCAAGTTTG GTGCCACCCGGTCCGTTAGTACCGGGTATTATTTTGCCACCGCCCCCAAAATTCTTTGCGCCCCTCGAAGAAGATTCCGCGACAACCACAAGAAAACCCATACATACCACTAAACACGTCACTACAACACAAGCAGCCACCACAACGGAACGGCCTCTGGGCAACGAAATTGGCTCTACTAAAAGACCAACAAAAATCGTTCCTACCAAAGTTTCTGTTGTTAAGAATTATAGTAAAGTCACTGTTAGGGTGCACACCTCTAGAAGACCCCAACAGAAACCACTACTTGAAACTACCAAGTTGCTGAGGACAACCATTCCGACCACGGGAAGGCCGAAGATGATTACCATTCTGCCAGTTCATGTGAATAAGTTGAATAGGACCTATCTGCCTGTGGGCAAAAACAGGAGACCTCCGGTTACAGTCCTAAAACCGGTGAAAAACGAATTGCTGCCACCAAAAGAGCAACCGTACAACAACGAAATAAGACCTAGACCGGTGAATTTGGACCAAATCAACAGACATCGACCAGATTTCGGGGCAAATAGACCGCAGCGGCCTCAATATAGGGAAAAGCAGTATAATGGGGCTGTAACCACTCAAGTGCCTCTCAAATATCACAAGACGAATGTGGAGGTTAGCTCGGTGTCGCCGGGGCAAGAGAAGTTCCCTATAG GTTTAAGGACACAGCATCCCAAATCCACTCCACCTCCCCAGGCTAATTTCTACTACTACGAGGAAACCGATCCAGCCCTAAATACCATTACTACTGAAGATCCGCGGCCCAAGCAAAACCAAGATTACTACAACGACTGGAGCCCTATTTTCGTTGATGTCAAACCCTCTCCGCCTCCTCCTCCACCGCTAATTAGAACACCGGTCAATAAACCCCAATACATTTACGTCACTGGCCGGCCCTACGAGAGCGAAAAACCTCGATTTCGTTATGTGCCTCAGAGGCCCAAAAACACTTTCAGCATACACATCGCAAATTTGCAGAGCCAACTACAACAGCACTACAGTACCCACAGGCCTACGCCCAAGCCCGTGTATCAGTATAGTTTTGAGGCTCAGAATTACCGGAGGCCTGAAGGAGGAAAGGCTTTTCGGCCCTCTCCATTGATGGACGGAAGTGACGACAGTTTCAAGCCAATTCCTCAGTACAGTGTGCAGATTCAACCAGCCATTGAAATAGTGCCAACTCAGAGGCCTAATTACCAGCAGGTGCAGCAGCTCAGCGTAGATGAACCTTCGTATTTCAGTTCAGAACGACCTCCACAGCAATatttccaagaagagcaaaaaaAGAAGCCTGCGTATATTTCCGATCCATTGCGATATTTGCCGCAACGAAACACTGAAGTGGTGGTAACTCCTTCAAAACCTATAGCTGAATTCTCTTATGAAGTCACCCCAAATCCAGTCAATCAGGGCTATTACACAAAACCAGACGAAGGCTATTTCGACGAGAACACGAAACAGTACTTTTCAGTCTTTGGGAGAAAATTGCCCAGCTCCACTACTCCTTTACCTCCAGTGGAACGTCCCCCTTTGAGGCAACGGTATAAAGATAGGCCTCTAAGTTTGGAGAGTGACATAAAAGTAAATTACGCAGAAGTGAGGCCTGCAGTTGAGGGCCAAAGCGAACCcattaaaaatgataacaGGGCGGAGATTGTTAAGGCCATAGAAATCACACCGCCGCCTTTCAATCCAAGAGGCAGGGAACGTTATATACATTATCCTCTACCGGGGGATCAGGGGGCGCACTTTTATTTCCTCACTCCTCAGGCCGAAAGGAGGAGGCAGGCtggacagtttttttttgaaagagAAGGTAGAATGCGACGAGAAGAATCTAAGATGGAAAAGGAGGAAAGAAATGATAAGACGTCATAA